From the Actinomadura luzonensis genome, the window GGCGACCTCCTTGCGGGTGGACTGCTCCAGGCCGTGCGGCGTGAAGAACATCAGCCCGGCGTCCTCGCCGAACTTGGCCCGCGCCCGCTCGCGCAGGCCGGCCTGGGTGAGCGCGGCCGAGGTGAGCGCGGCGTCGTAGGTGCGGCGCAGCGTCGTGGCGGCGACCACCGGGTCGGCGCCGGCGGCCGTCAGCTCCCCGGCCTCGGCGAGCGCCTGCCGGCCGCGCGGGGTCAGGAGCTGTCGGAAGGCTTCGAGGTCCACGTCCCCCGACGCTACCGCTCCGCGGCCCCGTCCGGGACGCACGCGGGGGCCGGGGCGTCACCGAGGGACAGCAGGAGCTTGCGCAGCAGCCCGGCCAGCGCGTCGCGCTCGCCCCCGGTGAGCCCGGACAGCAGCCGCGCCTCGTGGGCGGCGTGCCGTTCGAGCAGGTCGTCGGCCACCCGCCGGCCCTCGGCGGTGAGCGCGACGAGCGTCATGCGCCGGTTGCCCGGGGCCGGCCACCGGTCCACGAGGCCGCGCTCGACCAGGTGGTCGACGCGGTTGGTGAGCGCGCCGGGGCTGACCATGGCGGCGGCGGAGAGGTCTTTCATGCACAGCCGGGCGTCCTCGGCGCGGAGCAGCGTGGCCAGCATGTCGTACTCCCACGTCTCCAGCCCGTGCTCGGCCAGGAACTCCTTGACGCCGCGCTCCAGCAGCCGGGAGGCCCGGGAGACCCGGGCGACCACGCCGGCGGGGGAGACGTCGAGGCCGGGCCGGGCGCGGGCCCACTGACCGATGATCTCGTCCACCGCGTCGTCCATGAGCCTGATCCTACGACATTGAAATGTTCGACGTCGTCGAGTACCTTCGGCCTCGAAGTCTTCGATGTCAAAATGTTCGAGGTGGGAACGATGAAGGTGCTCGTGATCGGCGCGACCGGTTACATCGGGGCGGCCGTGGTGGAGCTGCTGACCGCGCGGGGCCACGAGGTGACGGCGTACGTGCGCCCGGCGGCGGACGGCGCCAGGCGGGTGCCCGGCGCCGCCCGGGAGCGCCACGGCGACCTGGCCGACCCGGCGGCGCTGGAGTCCGCGATCGACGCGGACGTGGACGTGGTCGTGCACGCCGGCCAGCTCACCGGAGACCGGGAGACCGACCTCGCGGTCGTCGGCGTGCCGGCCGCCGCCGGCAGGCGGCTGGTGTACGTCAGCGGCGTCTGGGTGCTCGGCGCGACCGACGGGGCCGACGAGGACAGCCCCGCGAGGCCCATCCCGCTCGTCGCCTACCGGGACGAGGTGGAGCGGCTGGTGCTCGGCGGCGGCGGCTCCGTGGTGCGGCCCGGCGTCGTGCACGGCAAGGGCTCGGGCATCCCGGCGCTCCTTCGCGACCTGGCCGCCCAGCGCGGCACCGGCGTGTACGTCTCGGCCGCCGGCGAGGTGCCGACGTGGACGTTCGTGCACGTGGACGACCTGGCCGAGCTGATCGCGGCCGTGGTGGAGCGCGGCGTGCCGGCCGTCTACCACGCCGTCAGCGAGGAGGCCGTGCCCGTCTCCGGCGTGGCCGAGGCGGCGGCCCGGGCCGCGGGCGTCAAGGAGACGGCCGAGCCGTGGCCCCTGGAGGAGGCCGCGGAGGCGCTGGGGGCGGGCTTCGCCGAGGCGCTGGCCCTGAGCCAGCGGGTCTCCGCCGCCCGCACCCGCGCGGCGCTGGACTGGCGGCCGAGCCGCCCGGGCGTCGTCGCCGACCTCGCCGAGGGCTCGTACGTGTGACGAGGCTCATGGCCGGATCTGATCGCTGTGAGCAGACGCCGACGCGTTCGTGTTGACTGTCAAGGCCCTCTTGCATATGTTTCCTGTTGGCACTCTCACCCTGAGAGTGCCAACGTGCGACGAGGCAGGTCTGACACCCGCGACGGCAGGCCCAGCTGGTCGCCTCTTCTGATCATTCAAATCTGAAGGGGAGGTCCGATCGTGACGACCGCCACCAAGGTTCCCGTTAAGCCGCTCGGCGACCGCATCGTGGTTCAGCCGCTTGAGGCCGAGCAGACGACCGCTTCCGGCCTGGTCATCCCGGACACCGCCAAGGAGAAGCCGCAGGAGGGCCGAGTGCTCGCGGTGGGCCCCGGCAACTGGGACGAGGACGGCGAGAAGCGGATTCCGCTCGACGTCTCCGAGGGCGACATCGTCCTCTACAGCAAGTACGGCGGCACCGAGGTCAAGTACGGCGGCGAGGAGTACCTCGTGCTCTCCGCCCGCGACGTTCTCGCGATCATCGAGAAGTAAGCCGGATGCGTCGAGCCCCGGGCGCTCATAGGGCGGCCGGGGCTTTCGACGCCAGGAGAGGACTTTCAGCATGGCGAAGATCCTGGAGTTCGACGAGGACGCGCGGCGCGCGCTCGAGCGTGGCGTCAACGCCCTCGCGGACGCCGTGAAGGTAACCCTGGGCCCGCGTGGCCGCAACGTCGTCATCGACAAGAAGTTCGGTGCTCCGACGATCACGAACGACGGCGTGACCATCGCTCGTGAGATCGAGCTGGAGGAGCGCTACGAGAACCTCGGCGCCCAGCTCGCCAAGGAAGTTGCCACCAAGACCAACGACATCGCGGGCGACGGCACCACCACCGCGACGGTCCTGGCGCAGGCCATGGTCCGCGAGGGCCTCCGCAACGTCGCCGCCGGCGCCTCGCCGCTGTCGCTCAAGCGCGGCATCGACCAGGCCGCCCGCGCGGTCAGCGACAAGCTGCTCGCGGTGGCCCGCGAGGTCGGCGACAAGAAGGAGATCGCCAACGTCGCGACGATCTCCGCCCAGGACGCCAAGATCGGCGAGCTGATCGCCGAGGCGTTCGACAAGGTGGGCAAGGACGGTGTCCTCACCGTCGAAGAGTCCAACGCCATGGGCATGGAGCTCGAGTTCACCGAGGGCATGCAGTTCGACAAGGGCTACCTGTCGGCCTACATGGTGACCGACCCCGAGCGCATGGAGGCCGTCCTGGAGGACGCCTACATCCTGCTCACCCAGGGCAAGGTCTCCTCCATCGCCGACTTCCTGCCGCTGCTGGAGAAGATCGCCCAGACCAAGAAGCCGCTGCTCGTGGTCGCCGAGGACGTCGAGGGCGAGGCCCTGGCCGTCCTGGTCACCAACAAGATCCGCGGCACCTTCACCTCCGTCGCCGTCAAGGCCCCCGGCTTCGGCGACCGCCGCAAGGCGATGCTCCAGGACATGGCCATCCTCACCGGCGGCCAGGTCGTCAGCGAGGAGGTCGGCCTCAAGCTGGAGCACGTCGGTCTCGAGGTGCTCGGCACCGCCCGCCGCGTCGTGGTGACCAAGGACACCACGACCATCGTCGACGGCGCCGGCGACGCGCAGGCCATCGAGGACCGCGTCAAGGAGATCAAGCTCGCCATCGAGCAGTCCGACTCCGACTGGGACCGCGAGAAGCTGCAGGAGCGCCTGGCCAAGCTCGCCGGCGGCGTGTGCGTGCTGCGCGTCGGCGCGGCCACCGAGGTGGAGCTCAAGGAGAAGAAGCACCGCCTGGAGGACGCGATCTCCGCCACCCGCGCGGCGATCGAGGAGGGCATCGTCTCCGGCGGTGGCTCCGCGCTCATCCACGTCTCCAAGGAGCTCGACGACCTCGGCCTGTCCGGCGACGAGGCCACCGGCGTCACCATCGTGCGCCGCGCGCTGGTCGAGCCGGCCCGCTGGATCGCCGAGAACGCCGGCCTCGAGGGCTACGTCGTCACGCACAAGGTGGCCGACCTGCCCGCGGGCCACGGCCTCAACGCCGCGACCGGCGAGTACGGCGACCTGATCGGCCAGGGCGTCATCGACCCGGTCAAGGTCACCCGCTCGGCCGTCCAGAACGCCGCCTCCATCGCGGGCATGCTGCTCACCACCGAGGCTCTCGTGGTGGACAAGCCCGAGGAGGAGGCTCCGGCCGCCGGCCAGGGCCACGGTCACGGCCACGGCCACTGACCGGTCCCTCGCAGCACCCCACCGTCACGGCCCGTCTCCAGCCGCCTTCGCGCGGCCGGGGAACGGGCCGTCCGGCTTTTCCAGGGCCCCGTCAGGGGGCGGGCGCCGTGCCGAAGGGGTTGTCGATCGCGTAGCGCCAGTGCCCGTCGGGGCCGTGGCGGGCGACGTCCGTGGCGGTGCCCTCCAGGCGCACGCGCTCGCCGTCCGCGCCCGTGCCGTCGATCACCCAGTCCACGACGAGCAGGGCGAGGTCCCCCGAGACGTACACGTGCCTGGGCCGCACCTCGATCGGCAGCCCGAGCGCCACGAACGCGGCGTTGGCCGCCCGCGCCTCCGCCCCGGCCAGCGGCCGGCCCGGCTCGGGGACGAACACCGCCCCCTCCTCGTAGACCTCCGCGAGCGCCGCCAGGTCACCGCTGTTGAACCGCTCGGCGAACACCGCCGGCACGTCCTGCGGCCGTGCCGCGAGCCGGGACGCCATCATCCATCCCCCGCCTTTCCGTTCGTTCGCGCGGATGTGCGCGGCACACGCTAGGAGGCGCCCTCGTGACTTCCCAAACGGTTGGCCACGGCGTCCGTCCGGGCCTGCCCGACGACCCGCGGGCCGCCGTGGCCGCGCCGAGCCCGTCGTGCCCGGTGGAGATCGCCCTCGACGCGCTGCGCGGCCGCTGGACCACGCTGGTGGTGCGCGAGCTGCTGCGGGGCGAGCGCACGTTCACGGAGCTGCGGCAGGCGCTGCCCGCGCTGTCGGACAAGGTCCTGTCCGACCGGCTGGCGCACCTGGCGGGGGCCGGGGTGCTCGTCCGCACCCGGCAGGCCGGCTGGCCGCCGCGCACCCGCTACCGGCTCACCCCGCGCGGCCGCCGGCTCGGGCCCGTGTTGCAGGCGTTGTGGGACTGGGGCGCGGAGCCGGAGTGAATACCCTGGTCGCCGGGAGGTGGCGGGATGGAGTACCGGCGGGCGGTGCGGAGGTTGCGGCGGCTCGCCGAGACGTGCGACCAGACGCGCAGGGTGGCGGCGGCCGAGCCGTTCCTGCGGGCGGCGTACGTGTTCGGCGAGCTGGTGGAGGGGGCCGATCCCGTCGACCGGCTCGAGGTCGTGCTCGTGGTGAACCTGCCGCCCGAGGAGGTGACCTGGGGCACGCAGCCGGCCGGCGCGGCCTGGCTGGTGGACTTCCTGGAGCTCGACAAGGGCGGCGTGAGCTTCTGGTGGCGCTCGTACCGGGAGCCGGTGTGGAACCACCTGATCAGGGAGCCGGTGCGGTTCTGGTCCGTGGAGGAGGGCATCGACGCGGGCGTGCTCGACGCGCTCGGCGACCGGCGCGCCGACCTGCTGCGGCGGGACGCGCCGCGCGGCGGCGAGGAGGAGGTGCGGGCCCGCACCGGAGAGGAGCTGGCGGCGGCGCTCGCGCATCTGCGTGAGGTGCGGCGCTCGTACTGGGACCGGAAGTGGCGGCGGCGGCACCGCGGCCTCGGCCGGTATCCGGAACACCAGCTGTGGGAGGCCGTGGCCGGCTACCTGGATCTCCTGGACGCCGACGACGACGGTCAACACTTGTAGGCCAACACGTGTTGACAGTGGCGGCCGCTCCGGCCTACCGTTGTGCCAACAGACGTTGACCTAAGGAGGCGTCATGGACGCCGAAGTGCTCATCGCCGGAGCCGGCCCCGCCGGGCTCACCGCCGCGATCGTCCTGGCCCAGCACGGCAGGCAGGTCCTCATCGTCGACGCGCAGGCCGAGGCGGCCCACACCTCACGCGCCGCCGTCGTGCACCCGCGCACCCTTGAGGTGCTGGAGCCGTACGGCGTGGCGGAGCGGCTGGCCGCGCACGGCGTCCACACCCCGGTCTTCACCATCCGCGACCGCGACAAGGTGCTGGTGCCGGTGCCCTTCGACGGCCTGCCCACCGCGTACCCGTACACGCTGATGATCTCCCAGGCCGACACCGAGGCCCACCTGCTGGCCCGCCTGGAGGAGCTCGGCGGCAAGGTGCTCAGGCCCGCCCGGGTGTGCGAGGTCGAACAGGACGCCGGCGGGGTCACCGCCACCCTGGACGACGGGCGCCGGGTCCGCGCCGCGTACCTGATCGGCGCCGACGGGCTGCACAGCACCGTCCGCCGGAGCGCCGGGATCGCCTTCGAAGGCGGCACCTACGCCGAGTCGTTCGTGCTGGCCGACGTCCGGCTGTCCGGCGGGGTGCCGCGCGACGAGGTCGTCCTGTACTTCTCGCCGGCCGGGCTGGTCGTGCTCGCCCCGCTGCCCGGCGGCCTGCACCGCATCGTCGCCACCGTGGACGAGGCCCCCAAGGAGCCCGGCATCCCGTTCGTGCAGCGGCTCCTCGACACCCGCGGCCCCGAGGCCGAGCCCGCCCGGGTCGAGGAGCTGGTCTGGAGCTCGCGCTTCCGGGTGCACCACCGCATCGCCGGCGCCTACCGGAACGGCCGCGTCCTGCTCGCCGGCGACGCCGCCCACGTGCACTCGCCGGCCGGCGGCCAGGGCATGAACCTGGGCGTGGACGACGCCGTGCAGCTCGGCGAGGCGCTGGCCCGGGTGCTCGCCGGCGAGCCCGACGCCCTGCTCGACTCCTACGCCGCCACCCGCCGCCCGCAGGCCCAACGGGTCGTCGCCCTCGCCGGGCGGCTCACCGCGCTGGCCACCGTCGCCTCGGGGCGCCGGGTGCTGCGCAACCTGGTGCTCGGGGTGGCGGGGCACGTCCCGGCCGTCCGGCGGCGGCTCGCCTGGCAGCTCTCCGGCCTCGACCGCCGCCCGGCCGCCTGACCCTCCCACCCCGACCCTTGCCTTCTGGGGTGCGCGTCCTCTGCGGGGGGCTCGTCTGCTGGAGGTGCCCGTCCGTCAGGGGTGCCCGTCTCTCGGGGACGCGGGCCCGGGGGGTCCGTCTCCTGGGGTGCCCGTCTCTCGGGACGCGCGTCCCTTGGGAGTGAGCGTCTCTAGGGAGTGACCGCCCCGGGTCGTCGCGGGCCGGGCACTCGCTTCCGGGGCCGAGGACGCCGCCCTCCCGCATCCGGCTGGGCCCGCCGGCGGGGCGAGGGGCCGGGGCGGCGTCGGCGGGCTCGTGGGGCCCGCCACGGGGTGGTCCTGCCGGCGCGGTTCGCCCGGCGGGGCCCCAGCGCGGGGGCGTCAACGGTGGTTGCCGGATTTCGTTCGGTTGGGCGGAAGTGGGGGAAAAGGTGGATTAATGGAGTAAACCGGTGGGCGATGATAAGCGTCGAGGCCCTGGCAATTGTCGTGCATATCGGCTTATCGAGTGAAATATTATGTCAGCCATAAGCCTTAGTGTGGTCACGCGATTACTGCTGGTTATCGTCGCGTCAATGTGACCAATCCGTAGCCGTTCGCGATGACGACAGGCCGGATCAGTGCGGGCATCATGCCTATCGTGAGCGAGGGAAGCGTCGCCGACGCCAAAATTGGGGTAAGGCTCGCGTCGAGACTTCCGGCACGGACGGATGACTCCGACCTTAGGGAACTGACGAGCCTCGCCGTACAGGGGGATCGCAGCGCGATCGAATCCCTGCTCGGTGAGTTGCGTCCGATGGTGGTGCGGTATTGCCGCGCCAGGCTGGGCAGGGTTTCGGGGCAATATCACATTGCCGATGACGTCGCCCAGGAGGTCTGCATCGCGGTGTTGTCCGCGTTGCCGCGGTACCGGGACATGGGGCGGCCGTTCGCCTCCTTCGTCTTCGGCATCGCCTCGCACAAGGTGGCCGACGCGCTGCGGAGCTCGGTGCGCTCCGCCGTGCCGACGCAGGACCTGCCGGACGGGCCGGACGAGGGCCCGGGCCCGGAGGAGACCGTGGTCCGCTACATCGAGGTCGAGCACGCCCGCCGGCTGCTCGCCCGGCTGCCCGACAACCAGCGCGAACTGCTCCTGCTGCGGGTCGTCTCCGGGCTGTCCGCCGAGGAGACCGGTAATGTACTCGGTATGTCACCAGGTGCGGTCCGCGTCGCCCAGCATCGGGCGCTGGCCAGGTTGCGGCAGATGGCGGAGCTGGAGTCGGCTTGACGCCGGAGGACGAGACCGACGCGCTGTTCGACGTGCTCGGTCGTGGAGAGCTGCCCGGGCCAGGGTCCGCCCACGCGGGCGACCCGGCGGTGCGCGTGCTGGCCGCCCTGGTCGGTGAGGTTCTCGATCAACCGCCCGCGCTGGGCGGGCTTCGCGCGTTCGGAGGACGGCCCCGGTGTGCCGAGGCCGGCGACGGTGGCCGGAGCCGCTCCTCAGAGCCCGACGATCTCGGTCAGCGCCGCTCCTCCGTGTCGATGACGCCGTCCACGTAGCCCCGGGCGTACTCCCAGGTCAC encodes:
- a CDS encoding DUF7711 family protein, whose product is MEYRRAVRRLRRLAETCDQTRRVAAAEPFLRAAYVFGELVEGADPVDRLEVVLVVNLPPEEVTWGTQPAGAAWLVDFLELDKGGVSFWWRSYREPVWNHLIREPVRFWSVEEGIDAGVLDALGDRRADLLRRDAPRGGEEEVRARTGEELAAALAHLREVRRSYWDRKWRRRHRGLGRYPEHQLWEAVAGYLDLLDADDDGQHL
- a CDS encoding NAD-dependent epimerase/dehydratase family protein; this encodes MKVLVIGATGYIGAAVVELLTARGHEVTAYVRPAADGARRVPGAARERHGDLADPAALESAIDADVDVVVHAGQLTGDRETDLAVVGVPAAAGRRLVYVSGVWVLGATDGADEDSPARPIPLVAYRDEVERLVLGGGGSVVRPGVVHGKGSGIPALLRDLAAQRGTGVYVSAAGEVPTWTFVHVDDLAELIAAVVERGVPAVYHAVSEEAVPVSGVAEAAARAAGVKETAEPWPLEEAAEALGAGFAEALALSQRVSAARTRAALDWRPSRPGVVADLAEGSYV
- the groES gene encoding co-chaperone GroES, with translation MTTATKVPVKPLGDRIVVQPLEAEQTTASGLVIPDTAKEKPQEGRVLAVGPGNWDEDGEKRIPLDVSEGDIVLYSKYGGTEVKYGGEEYLVLSARDVLAIIEK
- a CDS encoding MarR family winged helix-turn-helix transcriptional regulator yields the protein MDDAVDEIIGQWARARPGLDVSPAGVVARVSRASRLLERGVKEFLAEHGLETWEYDMLATLLRAEDARLCMKDLSAAAMVSPGALTNRVDHLVERGLVDRWPAPGNRRMTLVALTAEGRRVADDLLERHAAHEARLLSGLTGGERDALAGLLRKLLLSLGDAPAPACVPDGAAER
- the groL gene encoding chaperonin GroEL (60 kDa chaperone family; promotes refolding of misfolded polypeptides especially under stressful conditions; forms two stacked rings of heptamers to form a barrel-shaped 14mer; ends can be capped by GroES; misfolded proteins enter the barrel where they are refolded when GroES binds), producing the protein MAKILEFDEDARRALERGVNALADAVKVTLGPRGRNVVIDKKFGAPTITNDGVTIAREIELEERYENLGAQLAKEVATKTNDIAGDGTTTATVLAQAMVREGLRNVAAGASPLSLKRGIDQAARAVSDKLLAVAREVGDKKEIANVATISAQDAKIGELIAEAFDKVGKDGVLTVEESNAMGMELEFTEGMQFDKGYLSAYMVTDPERMEAVLEDAYILLTQGKVSSIADFLPLLEKIAQTKKPLLVVAEDVEGEALAVLVTNKIRGTFTSVAVKAPGFGDRRKAMLQDMAILTGGQVVSEEVGLKLEHVGLEVLGTARRVVVTKDTTTIVDGAGDAQAIEDRVKEIKLAIEQSDSDWDREKLQERLAKLAGGVCVLRVGAATEVELKEKKHRLEDAISATRAAIEEGIVSGGGSALIHVSKELDDLGLSGDEATGVTIVRRALVEPARWIAENAGLEGYVVTHKVADLPAGHGLNAATGEYGDLIGQGVIDPVKVTRSAVQNAASIAGMLLTTEALVVDKPEEEAPAAGQGHGHGHGH
- a CDS encoding YybH family protein, which encodes MMASRLAARPQDVPAVFAERFNSGDLAALAEVYEEGAVFVPEPGRPLAGAEARAANAAFVALGLPIEVRPRHVYVSGDLALLVVDWVIDGTGADGERVRLEGTATDVARHGPDGHWRYAIDNPFGTAPAP
- a CDS encoding FAD-dependent monooxygenase; the protein is MDAEVLIAGAGPAGLTAAIVLAQHGRQVLIVDAQAEAAHTSRAAVVHPRTLEVLEPYGVAERLAAHGVHTPVFTIRDRDKVLVPVPFDGLPTAYPYTLMISQADTEAHLLARLEELGGKVLRPARVCEVEQDAGGVTATLDDGRRVRAAYLIGADGLHSTVRRSAGIAFEGGTYAESFVLADVRLSGGVPRDEVVLYFSPAGLVVLAPLPGGLHRIVATVDEAPKEPGIPFVQRLLDTRGPEAEPARVEELVWSSRFRVHHRIAGAYRNGRVLLAGDAAHVHSPAGGQGMNLGVDDAVQLGEALARVLAGEPDALLDSYAATRRPQAQRVVALAGRLTALATVASGRRVLRNLVLGVAGHVPAVRRRLAWQLSGLDRRPAA
- a CDS encoding sigma-70 family RNA polymerase sigma factor; the encoded protein is MPIVSEGSVADAKIGVRLASRLPARTDDSDLRELTSLAVQGDRSAIESLLGELRPMVVRYCRARLGRVSGQYHIADDVAQEVCIAVLSALPRYRDMGRPFASFVFGIASHKVADALRSSVRSAVPTQDLPDGPDEGPGPEETVVRYIEVEHARRLLARLPDNQRELLLLRVVSGLSAEETGNVLGMSPGAVRVAQHRALARLRQMAELESA
- a CDS encoding winged helix-turn-helix transcriptional regulator; the encoded protein is MTSQTVGHGVRPGLPDDPRAAVAAPSPSCPVEIALDALRGRWTTLVVRELLRGERTFTELRQALPALSDKVLSDRLAHLAGAGVLVRTRQAGWPPRTRYRLTPRGRRLGPVLQALWDWGAEPE